The proteins below are encoded in one region of Bombus terrestris chromosome 7, iyBomTerr1.2, whole genome shotgun sequence:
- the LOC100645796 gene encoding uncharacterized protein LOC100645796 isoform X1, giving the protein MPGEVRAQPLDPTTYGGSIMQPDDEIQYAPRSRPVSFYDNFKDVPMVAPCVTSALSADNLNQVRDNGISSSMATANNNNNNNRVSSAVSAGNVSKIQNAKVTGAVSTGNIGKIYRLEKEKELGRAPSMANCLSTTVPVNLAAAQIAGRHTPTRNSLRHSRMIVLNRSGHRPQKFLPPLVYHWRLGRCLAALQTILGVAITSLSLWLLLWAPHLPVADNPYWSGMPLLLSGSFGICLLCCFKKEYPVMSPGLCLTLIKVISVLLATLATVTCSIACVFSAIHLARLMGLECNPARVLNATCVCRPRGNASNFTELAVRYMDLNCPEVESILTILLIFSSTCNALGALVSGWYTYLHWSTRHKRPKYMQVRTTPISGNNFLSSRPIYNPNLNER; this is encoded by the exons ATGCCTGGCGAGGTGCGCGCGCAGCCCTTAGACCCAACTACATACGGTGGTAGCATAATGCAGCCCGACGACGAGATTCAGTACGCGCCAAGGAGTCGTCCTGTTAGCTTTTACGATAATTTTAAG GACGTGCCAATGGTGGCACCTTGCGTGACTTCCGCTCTAAGCGCCGACAATTTGAATCAGGTTCGTGACAACGGTATTAGCTCGTCGATGGCCACGgccaataacaataataacaacaatcgAGTGAGTAGCGCAGTCAGTGCTGGTAACGTGTCGAAGATCCAGAACGCCAAAGTCACTG GTGCAGTATCGACAGGGAATATTGGGAAAATCTATCGgttagaaaaggaaaaagagttgGGTCGCGCCCCGTCAATGGCCAATTGTTTGTCAACCACGGTGCCCGTTAACCTGGCAGCCGCTCAAATTGCTGGTCGGCACACGCCCACAAGGAATTCCCTCAGGCACAGCAGGATGATCGTATTGAATCGCAGCGGTCATC gACCTCAAAAATTCCTACCGCCGTTGGTTTATCATTGGCGGTTAGGACGGTGTTTAGCAGCGTTGCAAACGATTCTCGGTGTTGCGATAACTTCGTTGTCATTATGGTTATTACTTTGGGCACCTCATTTACCTGTGGCGGATAATCCCTATTGGAGTGGAATGCCG TTATTACTTTCGGGTAGCTTCGGTATTTGCTTGCTGTGCTGTTTCAAGAAGGAATATCCCGTCATGAGTCCTGGATTGTGTCTCACTTTGATCAAG GTAATCAGCGTGCTACTGGCAACTCTAGCAACAGTGACCTGTTCCATCGCGTGTGTATTCTCTGCGATACACCTGGCGCGTTTAATGGGCCTGGAATGCAACCCAGCGCGGGTATTAAACGCTACCTGCGTGTGCAGGCCTCGGGGAAATGCGTCGAACTTCACCGAATTGGCAGTTAGATACATGGATTTGAATTGTCCCGAAGTAGAGAGTATTTTGACCATTCTTCTCATCTTTTCCTCCACTTGCAACGCTCTTGGAGCCCTAGTATCGGGCTGGTATACCTACCTACATTGGAGTACCAGACACAAAAGGCCAAAATACATGCAAGTGAGAACCACTCCGATCAGTGGGAACAACTTCCTCAGCAGCAGGCCAATATACAATCCAAATCTGAACGAACGATGA
- the LOC100645796 gene encoding sarcospan isoform X2 produces the protein MVAPCVTSALSADNLNQVRDNGISSSMATANNNNNNNRVSSAVSAGNVSKIQNAKVTGAVSTGNIGKIYRLEKEKELGRAPSMANCLSTTVPVNLAAAQIAGRHTPTRNSLRHSRMIVLNRSGHRPQKFLPPLVYHWRLGRCLAALQTILGVAITSLSLWLLLWAPHLPVADNPYWSGMPLLLSGSFGICLLCCFKKEYPVMSPGLCLTLIKVISVLLATLATVTCSIACVFSAIHLARLMGLECNPARVLNATCVCRPRGNASNFTELAVRYMDLNCPEVESILTILLIFSSTCNALGALVSGWYTYLHWSTRHKRPKYMQVRTTPISGNNFLSSRPIYNPNLNER, from the exons ATGGTGGCACCTTGCGTGACTTCCGCTCTAAGCGCCGACAATTTGAATCAGGTTCGTGACAACGGTATTAGCTCGTCGATGGCCACGgccaataacaataataacaacaatcgAGTGAGTAGCGCAGTCAGTGCTGGTAACGTGTCGAAGATCCAGAACGCCAAAGTCACTG GTGCAGTATCGACAGGGAATATTGGGAAAATCTATCGgttagaaaaggaaaaagagttgGGTCGCGCCCCGTCAATGGCCAATTGTTTGTCAACCACGGTGCCCGTTAACCTGGCAGCCGCTCAAATTGCTGGTCGGCACACGCCCACAAGGAATTCCCTCAGGCACAGCAGGATGATCGTATTGAATCGCAGCGGTCATC gACCTCAAAAATTCCTACCGCCGTTGGTTTATCATTGGCGGTTAGGACGGTGTTTAGCAGCGTTGCAAACGATTCTCGGTGTTGCGATAACTTCGTTGTCATTATGGTTATTACTTTGGGCACCTCATTTACCTGTGGCGGATAATCCCTATTGGAGTGGAATGCCG TTATTACTTTCGGGTAGCTTCGGTATTTGCTTGCTGTGCTGTTTCAAGAAGGAATATCCCGTCATGAGTCCTGGATTGTGTCTCACTTTGATCAAG GTAATCAGCGTGCTACTGGCAACTCTAGCAACAGTGACCTGTTCCATCGCGTGTGTATTCTCTGCGATACACCTGGCGCGTTTAATGGGCCTGGAATGCAACCCAGCGCGGGTATTAAACGCTACCTGCGTGTGCAGGCCTCGGGGAAATGCGTCGAACTTCACCGAATTGGCAGTTAGATACATGGATTTGAATTGTCCCGAAGTAGAGAGTATTTTGACCATTCTTCTCATCTTTTCCTCCACTTGCAACGCTCTTGGAGCCCTAGTATCGGGCTGGTATACCTACCTACATTGGAGTACCAGACACAAAAGGCCAAAATACATGCAAGTGAGAACCACTCCGATCAGTGGGAACAACTTCCTCAGCAGCAGGCCAATATACAATCCAAATCTGAACGAACGATGA
- the LOC105665913 gene encoding abasic site processing protein HMCES, which produces MCGRAACSLNPDTLCRACDYKNAAGKRCTTSWAKSDIEYVPSTNIGPKDVLPCIVAGSHYGKGDERVLCAMMWSMIPPWHEGDYRKHTLSTHNARLENIKNSKLYSAPLRNGQRCIVLCEGYYEWKAGKTKKDPKQPYYIYASQEKGVRADDPSTWKDEWSEQNGWEGFKVLKMAGIFNIFSTGDGKKIYSCTIITTEANGVLSWLHNRVPVFLNKEQDSRVWLNEELPIADAIDKLNKLTLSDGDLSWHTVSTRVNNVLYKGEDCRKETKDIGEKKSNPTSFMASWLKKGSADSAKRKNTETKKDDNIPPKITKES; this is translated from the exons ATGTGTGGTCGAGCGGCTTG TTCCTTGAATCCGGATACCTTGTGTCGTGCTTGCGATTACAAGAATGCAGCCGGTAAACGATGCACGACATCATGGGCCAAAAGTGACATTGAATATGTTCCATCTACTAATATTGGGCCTAAAGACGTTCTTCCATGTATCGTTGCTGGCTCACACTATGGTAAAGGAGACGAAAGAGTCCTCTGTGCTATGATGTGGAGTATGATCCCACCTTGGCATGAG gGAGATTACAGAAAGCACACACTGTCGACACATAACGCACgtttggaaaatattaaaaattccaagTTGTATAGTGCACCATTACGCAATGGCCAAAGATGCATAGTACTTTGTGAAGGATATTATGAATGGAAAGCTGGGAAAACGAAGAAAGATCCTAaacaaccatattacatttatgCTAGTCAGGAGAAAGGAGTAAGGGCAGATGATCCTTCAACATGGAAAGACGAATGGTCTGAGCAGAACGGTTGGGAAGGATTTAAAGTCTTAAAGATGGcaggaatttttaatatattttcaactGGAGAT GGTAAGAAGATATATAGCTGTACAATAATTACTACTGAGGCAAATGGTGTTCTTTCTTGGTTGCATAATCGAGTACCTGTGTTTTTGAATAAAGAACAAGACTCAAGg GTCTGGCTGAATGAGGAGCTACCAATAGCCGACGCCATTgacaaattaaacaaattaacattATCAGATGGTGATTTAAGTTGGCATACAGTCTCAACTCGTGTAAACAATGTATTGTATAAAGGCGAAGATTGTAGAAAAGAGACAAAAgacat aggagagaaaaaaagcaaCCCTACTAGTTTTATGGCTTCCTGGTTGAAGAAGGGGTCTGCAGACTCagctaaaagaaaaaatactgaaaCTAAGAAAGATGACAACATACCACCAAAAATTACTAAGGAAAGCTAA